A single region of the Rhodospirillales bacterium genome encodes:
- a CDS encoding alpha/beta hydrolase, protein MFQLASWQKLTAPEGPIHLYIEGDGLAWLSRSTPSKNPTPKEAVALELAANDPAPNVVYLARPCQYTDFDLPHNNCHRDYWTGKRFSQEVLESYHSALNQLEKDYKRGFHLIGYSGGANIAGLLAARREDILSLRTVAGNVDNDFFTRFHNVSDMPYSLNMADYAESLSALPQYHFIAENDAFVPPPVFESYAGKAGSSACIRAEIVKGTEHIKGWATRWRDLLKRTPACLPGKN, encoded by the coding sequence ATGTTTCAACTTGCCAGCTGGCAAAAGCTAACAGCGCCGGAGGGCCCCATTCATCTTTATATTGAAGGAGACGGTCTGGCATGGCTCAGCCGTTCGACCCCCTCAAAAAACCCGACGCCAAAAGAGGCTGTCGCATTGGAACTGGCCGCCAACGACCCCGCACCAAACGTCGTTTATCTTGCGCGGCCCTGCCAATATACCGATTTTGACTTGCCGCATAACAACTGCCACCGCGACTACTGGACCGGAAAACGCTTCTCACAGGAAGTGTTAGAAAGCTACCACAGCGCCTTGAATCAATTAGAAAAAGACTACAAAAGAGGATTTCACCTTATCGGCTATTCCGGCGGAGCCAATATCGCGGGCCTATTGGCCGCCCGGCGCGAAGATATCCTGAGCCTGCGCACCGTTGCCGGAAATGTTGATAATGATTTTTTTACCCGGTTTCATAACGTAAGCGACATGCCCTACTCCTTAAACATGGCCGATTACGCTGAAAGCCTCTCGGCACTCCCGCAATATCACTTTATCGCAGAGAACGACGCATTCGTTCCCCCGCCTGTTTTCGAAAGCTATGCCGGGAAAGCCGGGTCTTCGGCCTGTATCCGGGCCGAAATCGTCAAAGGGACAGAGCATATAAAGGGATGGGCCACGCGCTGGCGCGATCTGCTGAAAAGAACGCCGGCCTGCTTACCCGGAAAAAATTAG
- a CDS encoding invasion associated locus B family protein — MSSNVKIIVLVLVVFAFAGGAWFFFPGQKDRMLSDKANGSAQLSSAAGQSSNSAWVRRCIDKRQNQCEAFQSLVLKQNNMRIAEVAVSLPEGVTKDAKMAVVLPLGIVVGKGIALQVDENEALKIPVYSCGQDGCVSHMNLSPDFVKTMRAGKVLKIIFLDAKQKKIKVEMTLKGFSSALF, encoded by the coding sequence ATGTCGTCTAACGTTAAGATTATTGTACTTGTTCTGGTTGTCTTTGCCTTTGCCGGCGGGGCGTGGTTCTTCTTTCCCGGTCAGAAGGACAGAATGCTTTCAGACAAAGCGAATGGCAGCGCGCAGTTGTCGTCTGCGGCGGGTCAAAGCAGTAACAGCGCGTGGGTCAGGCGTTGTATTGATAAAAGGCAAAATCAATGTGAGGCGTTTCAAAGCCTTGTCCTGAAACAGAATAATATGCGTATCGCGGAAGTGGCGGTTTCCCTGCCGGAGGGTGTAACAAAAGACGCAAAAATGGCGGTTGTCCTCCCTCTCGGGATTGTTGTCGGGAAAGGCATTGCGCTGCAGGTCGATGAAAACGAAGCGTTGAAAATACCGGTGTATTCATGCGGTCAGGACGGATGTGTTTCTCATATGAATTTGTCCCCTGATTTCGTAAAAACCATGCGGGCGGGCAAAGTTCTTAAAATCATTTTCCTGGATGCAAAGCAGAAGAAAATCAAGGTCGAGATGACTCTCAAGGGGTTTTCCAGCGCTCTTTTTTAA
- a CDS encoding sensor histidine kinase N-terminal domain-containing protein, with amino-acid sequence MSKIYSLRKDLIVWISIPVLIATSLTLLIGFIFAWHEVEEVYDAQLVHSAKILLQLTEHEILEDEGFHLGVENANLEHKYEQKIGFRIWVNNTLITQSPNTLVFSDFEASPGFSDHQFEKNKWRFFVFLDPEHGIKIETSERYDIRYEVISQIMAALVLPGLVFIPLIFVIVWIGVRKVLKPVIKISANMDKRSPDDFSPIEQLTVAEEIVPLVQALNRLFGRIGESFRREREFTDYAAHELRTPLAAMKTQTQVLQKKANGMPESADSFKNLQDSIDRATQLVEQLLSLSRIQNEEFPKSDVNLSECLYECVDDIQPQAEKKKITIHAEIADDVFIKGHEDSIMILLRNLLDNAVKYTPQGQEVQVSLSRAALLDISDTGPGISDKDKEKVFQRFVRVDQSGQAGSGLGLSIVSWIASAHDVEIRLRDNDPHGLKVTLQWKPL; translated from the coding sequence ATGAGCAAAATATACTCCCTGCGCAAAGATCTGATTGTATGGATCAGTATTCCGGTTCTGATCGCGACCTCTTTAACCCTTCTTATAGGGTTTATTTTTGCGTGGCATGAGGTTGAGGAGGTCTATGACGCCCAGCTTGTACATTCCGCTAAAATCCTTCTGCAGTTAACCGAGCATGAAATTCTGGAAGATGAAGGATTTCATCTGGGAGTTGAAAACGCCAATCTGGAACATAAATACGAGCAAAAAATAGGGTTCCGTATCTGGGTTAACAATACGCTTATCACACAATCTCCCAATACGCTTGTTTTCTCGGATTTTGAAGCCTCGCCCGGTTTTTCCGACCACCAGTTTGAAAAAAACAAATGGCGCTTTTTCGTGTTCCTTGATCCTGAGCACGGCATCAAAATCGAAACCTCGGAACGCTATGATATCCGGTACGAGGTTATTTCCCAGATTATGGCGGCTCTCGTTCTGCCGGGGCTTGTTTTTATTCCCTTGATTTTTGTTATTGTCTGGATCGGGGTCCGGAAGGTTTTAAAGCCTGTTATCAAAATATCGGCCAACATGGATAAACGCAGCCCCGATGATTTTTCGCCGATAGAGCAATTAACCGTGGCGGAAGAAATCGTTCCTTTGGTGCAGGCGCTCAACAGGCTTTTCGGGCGCATAGGGGAAAGTTTCCGGCGGGAGCGCGAATTTACCGATTATGCGGCCCATGAGCTTCGCACGCCGCTGGCGGCGATGAAAACCCAGACACAGGTGCTTCAGAAAAAAGCGAACGGCATGCCTGAATCTGCCGATAGTTTCAAAAACTTGCAGGACTCGATAGATCGCGCGACCCAGCTCGTCGAGCAGCTTTTATCGCTGTCCCGTATTCAAAACGAAGAATTTCCGAAATCGGACGTCAACCTTTCCGAGTGCCTGTATGAGTGCGTTGACGATATACAGCCACAGGCGGAGAAGAAAAAGATTACGATTCACGCCGAGATTGCAGACGATGTTTTCATAAAAGGGCACGAGGATTCGATCATGATTTTGCTGAGAAACCTTCTTGATAACGCGGTCAAATACACGCCGCAGGGGCAGGAGGTTCAGGTGTCTCTTTCCAGAGCCGCTCTTTTGGACATCTCCGATACAGGACCCGGCATCAGCGATAAGGACAAGGAGAAAGTGTTTCAGCGGTTTGTACGGGTGGACCAGTCCGGTCAGGCGGGAAGCGGCCTTGGGCTGTCCATTGTCAGCTGGATTGCTTCCGCCCACGATGTCGAAATCCGGCTCAGGGACAATGACCCGCACGGCTTGAAAGTCACCTTGCAGTGGAAGCCTCTTTAA
- a CDS encoding autotransporter domain-containing protein → MKLNLKAALLAGTAVIALGAGSSSALAQTELTNGVAIVATDAAGVTETDATNTVTVDTSGAAVVLGAPGTNSVIMNIASRTLTMNVSGVTNPLTFADDIVETAGNIAINITDATSVNFLGNVSASPISVGSLVADATTLLTVDTAAAENHTFAATINAADATDTVNLTVTNTDGGANTVTFTGAIGGTTVSNAIDTIAIGADTVDPMDVTFGASVNAGAINIGGGNGANATNNVRFGTAAGTSTVTGQIVGLGAGDTNNVSVVGGSTVTFVTGFGAEIDAINLGADATDTTVTIQGAVASGPITIGAGATADTNTLTLDTTNGAFTVTPAIVGGHANDDNSLLVSGGDVATVTGDVGASSQIDTITLSGTGTGLTLGGTLEAADINIGAGTTLTSGGAVTGDLDFTGGGTLALGHAVTGTIDNTSGTDGVGTLTTSAGTFAVSGIVGGTNTLGSITNSGTGTVTFNAATSATTVTQSGTGEIQFDDTATATTFVVSDAGGVIDFDGAVMGNTRFSADGEVTIADGFDITGTVNNTSGAAGAGTLTVEGTTTVSGNVGASNTLKTITAGAAGKTATFSGTVRAADIDFSGAGDIAFDGNTTVTNDVDMADNAGTVTFGDGANFTGTVQDTSDDKGTATFAGSSTVTGSLGTAGNSLNVVNFNGVAGKAVTVSGGVDVNDDINVGAGSVTISGQVTTVQDVNFTGDGSISFADALVAIGDDVLTGTDSEGTVTFLGDGTVGGDIAADGSELLALILSGTAKTVAVTGAIEAADTTTIGSNILTAGTTVDVDAGQTLGFEITGDTDGENGRIVSAGAATVDATAVVDVTVNTTEFVADATEYTVIDGTGGGGVADLTTTITDDSVFLTFTQKVADDDNLVLVANRTASNTLATGTNNKNVATVLEALGAAGDAGLDGVQGALQGASTVAELDSKLESLTPTVDGGFVTGGTQASALNIGATNMRLAAARTGEDTGMVAGEMGEGVTTWLKGFGQMADQDRRDGVAGYDADTYGVAVGIDSENILDNSVIGVSLSYANTDVDSKNSNNTETDVDSYQVSVYGSHDYEGRLYVSGVLGYAYNDIDQTRHNVAGIAGNDARADFDSNQYIAYAEVGKDFDAGNRLTLTPKALVNYQHIDIDGYTETGSTANQVVSLDNMDIFEVGLGVKAEWDLEDNSGNSVRPSINAGYRYDLVGDEVQATSRFTGGGASFSTNGADPAQGTFNVGAAVTYDLENNWALTADYEYEGKSDFGAHSASLRAGYKF, encoded by the coding sequence ATGAAATTAAATCTGAAAGCGGCTCTTTTGGCCGGAACAGCAGTCATCGCTCTTGGCGCCGGATCTTCATCCGCCCTGGCTCAGACGGAACTGACAAATGGCGTTGCGATTGTGGCGACAGATGCTGCAGGGGTAACGGAAACAGATGCAACAAACACAGTGACCGTTGACACAAGTGGCGCGGCCGTCGTTCTGGGGGCGCCGGGCACGAATTCGGTTATCATGAATATTGCTTCCAGAACATTGACCATGAATGTGTCTGGTGTCACGAACCCTCTGACATTTGCGGACGATATCGTGGAAACAGCCGGTAATATCGCAATCAATATTACGGACGCAACGTCTGTTAACTTCCTTGGGAATGTTTCGGCATCTCCTATTTCTGTCGGAAGCCTGGTTGCGGATGCGACAACCTTGCTGACTGTGGATACGGCTGCGGCTGAAAACCACACGTTTGCAGCAACAATCAATGCGGCAGATGCTACCGATACCGTGAATCTGACGGTAACGAATACGGATGGCGGCGCGAACACCGTGACATTCACGGGCGCGATTGGTGGAACAACGGTATCTAACGCCATTGACACAATCGCGATCGGCGCGGACACGGTGGATCCGATGGATGTGACCTTCGGGGCTTCTGTGAATGCCGGCGCGATCAACATCGGCGGCGGGAACGGCGCCAACGCGACGAACAATGTCCGTTTTGGAACGGCTGCTGGAACATCAACAGTTACAGGACAAATTGTAGGTCTTGGCGCTGGCGACACGAATAATGTGAGTGTTGTCGGCGGTTCTACGGTAACGTTTGTCACAGGTTTCGGTGCGGAAATTGATGCCATTAACCTGGGCGCAGACGCCACGGATACAACGGTTACCATTCAGGGCGCCGTTGCTTCCGGACCGATTACAATCGGGGCGGGCGCGACTGCCGACACCAATACGCTGACATTGGATACGACGAATGGCGCGTTCACCGTGACCCCTGCGATCGTAGGCGGTCATGCGAATGATGACAATAGCCTGCTTGTTTCCGGCGGCGACGTTGCCACGGTTACGGGGGATGTCGGTGCGAGCAGCCAGATCGACACGATAACGCTTTCCGGTACGGGAACGGGCCTGACGTTGGGCGGCACATTGGAAGCGGCCGATATCAATATCGGAGCGGGAACGACATTGACCTCCGGCGGTGCCGTTACAGGCGACCTCGACTTCACCGGCGGCGGTACATTGGCGCTTGGCCATGCCGTGACGGGAACGATCGATAACACCTCCGGCACGGACGGTGTCGGTACCTTGACGACATCTGCCGGTACATTTGCCGTGTCCGGCATTGTCGGCGGAACGAACACGCTGGGATCGATCACCAACAGCGGAACGGGAACGGTGACGTTTAACGCGGCAACGTCTGCAACAACGGTCACACAGTCCGGTACGGGAGAAATCCAGTTTGATGATACGGCCACGGCCACAACCTTTGTGGTGAGCGATGCGGGCGGTGTCATTGATTTTGACGGGGCTGTGATGGGGAATACCCGGTTTAGCGCAGACGGTGAGGTGACGATTGCGGACGGATTCGATATCACGGGGACCGTCAACAACACATCCGGTGCGGCTGGTGCGGGTACGTTGACCGTTGAAGGAACAACAACCGTTTCCGGTAATGTTGGCGCGTCAAACACGCTGAAAACGATTACGGCCGGGGCCGCTGGTAAAACGGCCACGTTCTCCGGAACGGTGCGTGCTGCGGACATTGATTTCTCCGGGGCTGGCGATATCGCCTTTGACGGAAACACGACGGTGACGAATGATGTCGATATGGCTGATAATGCCGGTACGGTAACATTCGGGGACGGTGCAAACTTCACCGGTACGGTTCAGGATACATCTGACGATAAAGGGACTGCAACATTTGCAGGGTCTTCTACGGTTACAGGCAGCCTCGGTACGGCGGGTAACTCTCTGAATGTTGTGAACTTTAACGGTGTTGCCGGTAAGGCTGTAACGGTTTCCGGCGGTGTTGATGTCAATGATGACATTAACGTTGGCGCGGGGTCTGTGACCATTTCCGGCCAGGTTACAACGGTTCAGGATGTCAACTTTACAGGAGACGGTTCGATCAGTTTTGCCGACGCGCTTGTCGCGATCGGGGATGATGTCCTGACCGGAACGGATAGCGAAGGTACGGTGACGTTCCTCGGTGACGGTACGGTTGGCGGTGATATCGCGGCTGACGGGTCCGAGCTGCTGGCTCTGATTCTCAGTGGAACGGCCAAAACCGTTGCTGTTACCGGTGCCATTGAGGCTGCGGACACGACAACGATCGGAAGCAACATTCTGACGGCCGGTACAACGGTTGATGTAGATGCCGGGCAGACGTTGGGATTCGAGATCACAGGGGACACTGACGGCGAAAACGGCCGGATCGTTTCCGCTGGTGCGGCGACGGTCGATGCGACTGCTGTTGTGGACGTTACGGTGAATACGACCGAGTTTGTAGCCGATGCGACCGAATACACGGTCATTGACGGTACAGGCGGCGGCGGTGTCGCTGATTTGACGACGACGATCACAGACGATTCCGTGTTCTTGACCTTTACCCAGAAAGTGGCGGATGATGACAACCTTGTTCTGGTTGCGAATCGTACGGCGAGCAATACTCTGGCGACAGGCACCAACAACAAAAACGTTGCGACTGTTCTTGAGGCTTTGGGGGCCGCCGGTGACGCAGGTCTTGACGGCGTTCAGGGGGCTCTTCAGGGTGCATCGACGGTGGCGGAACTGGATTCGAAACTCGAATCCCTTACCCCGACGGTGGATGGCGGTTTTGTTACCGGTGGAACGCAGGCTAGCGCGTTGAATATCGGTGCGACCAACATGCGTCTTGCAGCGGCCCGCACGGGTGAAGATACGGGTATGGTTGCCGGTGAAATGGGAGAAGGCGTTACGACATGGCTGAAAGGCTTTGGTCAAATGGCCGACCAGGACAGACGTGACGGTGTCGCCGGTTATGATGCCGACACATACGGCGTAGCCGTTGGTATCGACTCGGAAAACATTCTGGATAACAGTGTTATCGGGGTGTCTCTCAGCTATGCGAATACGGACGTGGACTCCAAAAACTCGAACAACACCGAAACCGATGTAGACAGCTATCAGGTATCTGTTTACGGAAGCCATGATTATGAAGGTCGCCTTTATGTCAGCGGTGTGCTGGGATATGCCTATAACGACATCGACCAGACCCGTCATAATGTTGCAGGTATTGCCGGTAACGACGCCAGAGCCGACTTCGACAGCAATCAGTACATTGCATATGCGGAAGTGGGTAAAGACTTCGATGCGGGCAACAGGCTGACTTTGACGCCGAAAGCGCTGGTGAATTATCAGCACATCGATATCGACGGATACACCGAAACGGGCTCCACCGCGAACCAGGTTGTCAGTCTTGATAACATGGATATTTTCGAGGTCGGTCTGGGCGTGAAAGCCGAATGGGATCTGGAAGACAATTCCGGAAACAGCGTTCGTCCTTCTATCAATGCCGGATATCGTTACGATCTGGTCGGTGATGAAGTACAGGCAACCTCCAGGTTTACAGGTGGCGGCGCGTCCTTCTCGACAAATGGTGCGGATCCTGCACAAGGAACGTTCAACGTCGGTGCTGCTGTGACGTATGATCTGGAAAACAACTGGGCGTTGACGGCAGATTACGAATACGAAGGCAAGTCTGACTTCGGAGCGCATTCTGCGTCCTTGCGTGCCGGATATAAATTCTAA